The Candidatus Bathyarchaeia archaeon nucleotide sequence AAAGACCTCGTTTCCTTGCCTATCTTTTTCTTCTGAACGTAGAGATAGGGCATCACGATAACTGCGCCGACTGCTATGGCGATTCCGAGTAGCGATGCTTCGGGCTTCAATCCTGTGCTGTACGAAAATGCTGCGCCCAATCCAATAGTGGATATAAGAGCGAAGAGGAGGGCGCTTGTGAATTGTTCCGTCTTCTTGCTGTGCACTCCACTGCTACTACCTGAGGATTCCCTTCGTAAGCCCATCAACACTGCGATGCCGGAAATCAGTTCTATCAGACTGTCGCCCCCGAAGGCCAACAGGGCGAAACTTCCGGCAATCAATCCAAATCCAATTGACCCCAAGACTTCAATCATCATCCATATTGAACTAATGTATTCGATCCTGATTCCGTTTCCAATTCTCGCTCGTCTCCATGATAGATGGGCAACATTGCAGCAACACGAACCACAGTTAGAGCAATCCCCAGGAGTCCGGCAGCTTTCACATGATGTCTCTGCACAACCGCAAGTCTGGCATGATGAAGATGGAAGAGAAGATGCTCCGAATGCCAAGGGGAAACTGTGCCTAACTACACTTCGAGAGAAATGGTCAGAGGATAGCGATTCTTGAAGTGAGCATACGTTTCGTCACTACAGACGAACGGAATATCGGGCTTCCCTTCAATCTTGACCTCACCGTCAATCACTACAGTGGGAACGACCCTTGCCGCATATTGTCGAGCCGCCGGCGGATTCTGGGACATGTCGTACGTAACCATCTGACACCCCGCACACTTACCGGCTTCAATCTCATCAACTACGGACTTGCACAAGGGACAGTTACCGGTGAAAATCTCTATCCGATGTGGCATACAACAAAGAAGCGTTGAGGAGTTCTTATCCTTTGATTCGTTTGAGCGACTTTACTAGGCCGGCGACTTTGTTTTCTATTTCGTCCCTTATCTCTCGGACTTCATCTATCCGCTTGCCCCTGGGGTCTTCGAGGTGCCAATCAATTAGCTTCTTTTGCATTTGTGCTATCATGGGTCGAGGGCAGACTTCCTCAACAGAACAGCCCATTGTCACAACAAGACTGGCTCTCTCAATCATTTCGGCGGTTAGGATCTTCGGGTTCTTGGTTGAAAGGTCAATCGCCTTCTCTCGCATGACTTCGACGACGGCGGGATTTATTGATCTTGCGGGCTGAGTTCCCGCACTCTGAGCTGTCAGACCGTGTTTTCTCGCAAATGCTTCAGCCATCTGGCTTCGTCCGGCGTTCTCAACGCATACAAACAATACGCTCTCCTCTGCCATCTTTCCCTCTCGCATAGTTTTGAATCGTCTTGAATAAGAACGCTCCAACTACGCCCCCAGTCAATGGTCCTATCCAGTATACGTAGTGGTACGCGAAGTAGCCGGACGCCGTGGACGGTCCAAAACTCCTTGCCGGATTGAAAGAGGCACCTGTCAATGGACCTATGAGCAGTATCAAAATGAATAGAGTTGTTCCCACAAGGAAAGCTTGTCGTTTAAGACCTTCAACATGAGTTGCCGTGAGAAGAACAACTAGGGAAAGTGAGAGGGTTCCAACCGCCTCAAGAAATATTCCGGCAAAAGGACCGATCCCGGTCGCGAGGTTGGTAGAGCCGAAATAGGTTGCCGAGTCAAGGGATTGAAACAGGAGTCGGAGGGTCAACCCAGCAAGCAACCCGCCCAATATCTGGAAACCGACATACGGTATCAGAAGCCTCTGGCGAATCACTCCGGCAAAGGCATGAGCGACCGTTATCGCTGGGTTGATGTGAGTCGAATACTTACCCAATGTCCCTATGATTACTGCAACGGTGCACCCGAATGACAATCCAACGATTGTCAGTGCTATCAACGGGCTCAGATTTGGAAAAAGAGAGACCGCAATGACCATTCCAGGACCGATTAGAACCAGTAGGTAGGTGCCAACAAGCTCAGAGAGACACTCTCTCTTGCATTCACTACATGGATAGGAGTTCAGTTCCTGTAACCCGAGATAATTGGCTTGAGTCCGCTACCTTTATTCCCTGTCCGGAGCCTAGGTCATTTTTGAGGTTCGATTGGTTGCACTGTCAAAACCATCCGACAGTCTTTGAGTCATCACAGCCGTCCTTTCCTTTGACTACATTCTGAGGATTAAAGCCTGCGTACCAGTGCATGGATCCAAGAGGTTAATTGACGAGCCTTGGCAGAACTGAAACTTCGACTCAGCGGTGCCCCCTACGTTGGGCCGAACTGGCCGTCCCTTGTTACGATTAATGTGAATCACTCGCACCCTTGCATCGACTAACGCGAATTAATCATGACGGATTTTGTTCCTAAGGGTCCACCTGCAACCTCCAGCCCAAACAGGGAATCGAACCCGATTGTTGTGTTGATACCGTGCGCGGGAGCTGGTGCTCGGCGGGGTGGATCAAGGAGAGACAAGAGCTCCATTCAACGAGAAGGAGATCCAGACTCAGTCATCGGGGCCTTCTAAGGTGGTCCTTAATTGTCGCTTTGCGGAGTAGTTGAGAGGAGGTCACTTTCTCTTTGAGATTCATTCTCTCCGGGATAGGTAACTGGTACTCGGGCTGGAAGTTGATGGAAGAGGCGGTCCCAGAGGCTGAAAGGCTCGGATTCTACGGCTTCGTGATGCCTGACCATTACATGTGGGGACCCGGGGCAGGTGGCGATTCCACCGTTGATACTTGGATAGCTCTCAGCTTCCTAGCGTCCCGCACCGAAAGGATTCGCTTAGGGACTCTTGTGACACCCATCTCATTTCGCCCACCGGGTATGCTGGCAAAGATGGTAGCGACTCTCGACGTGCTCTCGCATGGTCGTACGATTCTGGGAGTAGGGGCAGGCTGGTCTCAGACCGAGTTCGAGGGCTACGGTGAGTGGTATGAGCCTAGGGTCAGAGTGGAAAGGGCGAAGGAAGGACTAAGCCTGATCCTGAAACTCTGGCTGGAAGACAAGGTCAACTTCCATGGCAAATACTACCAGGCCAAGAATGCGGTCCTGGAGCCAAAGCCAGTGCAGAAACCCTACCCACCACTCCTATTCGGAGGGTTCAGCAGGCGTATGCTTCGAATGGCCGGCGAATACGGGGATATCTGCTTTGTCTGCCCATGGATAGAGAAAGTCTCCTACCAAGAGGCGAAGGATATTGTCCTCAAAGCAGCTAGAAGGCATTCTAGGCAGGACAAGATACGATTCGCCCAGGGCGGCGACGCGACCGTGCCAATCGCCGACCATTACGATTCCAAAACTTACACGACCAAAGTGGAAGAGGCGCAGCAGAACGGCAACGAATACTTTGTCGTCCCCTTCCCCCGCGAGACCTACCTAGCTTCAATGAGGGACTTTGCCAAGAACGTTATGCCATCATTCAACGCTCCCACGCTTCTCGCGTAAGAGTGCCAGATCTGTCTTATTTCGACACCCTCAGCGACCCAATGCGTCAAGAACTATGCTTGCGCAGCAGACGCGAATGCC carries:
- a CDS encoding aquaporin — its product is MNSYPCSECKRECLSELVGTYLLVLIGPGMVIAVSLFPNLSPLIALTIVGLSFGCTVAVIIGTLGKYSTHINPAITVAHAFAGVIRQRLLIPYVGFQILGGLLAGLTLRLLFQSLDSATYFGSTNLATGIGPFAGIFLEAVGTLSLSLVVLLTATHVEGLKRQAFLVGTTLFILILLIGPLTGASFNPARSFGPSTASGYFAYHYVYWIGPLTGGVVGAFLFKTIQNYARGKDGRGERIVCMR
- a CDS encoding LLM class flavin-dependent oxidoreductase, producing the protein MRFILSGIGNWYSGWKLMEEAVPEAERLGFYGFVMPDHYMWGPGAGGDSTVDTWIALSFLASRTERIRLGTLVTPISFRPPGMLAKMVATLDVLSHGRTILGVGAGWSQTEFEGYGEWYEPRVRVERAKEGLSLILKLWLEDKVNFHGKYYQAKNAVLEPKPVQKPYPPLLFGGFSRRMLRMAGEYGDICFVCPWIEKVSYQEAKDIVLKAARRHSRQDKIRFAQGGDATVPIADHYDSKTYTTKVEEAQQNGNEYFVVPFPRETYLASMRDFAKNVMPSFNAPTLLA
- a CDS encoding arsenate reductase ArsC; translated protein: MAEESVLFVCVENAGRSQMAEAFARKHGLTAQSAGTQPARSINPAVVEVMREKAIDLSTKNPKILTAEMIERASLVVTMGCSVEEVCPRPMIAQMQKKLIDWHLEDPRGKRIDEVREIRDEIENKVAGLVKSLKRIKG
- a CDS encoding thioredoxin family protein; protein product: MPHRIEIFTGNCPLCKSVVDEIEAGKCAGCQMVTYDMSQNPPAARQYAARVVPTVVIDGEVKIEGKPDIPFVCSDETYAHFKNRYPLTISLEV
- a CDS encoding cation transporter, producing MGSIGFGLIAGSFALLAFGGDSLIELISGIAVLMGLRRESSGSSSGVHSKKTEQFTSALLFALISTIGLGAAFSYSTGLKPEASLLGIAIAVGAVIVMPYLYVQKKKIGKETRS